In Streptomyces puniciscabiei, a single genomic region encodes these proteins:
- a CDS encoding TetR/AcrR family transcriptional regulator, translating into MEPKPARVRILDAAHELMLTVGLARATTKEIARAAGCSEAALYKYFDSKEELFVRVLAERLPRLKPLLASLAAEPGQGTLEGNLTEIARQAALFYEQSFPIAASLYAETQLKRRHDDVLRTLGAGPHRPIQDLDAYLRAEQAHGRVRADADTFAAASLLLGACAQRAFAYDMTGTGERPPVDAFAARLARTLLGGISVAPTRA; encoded by the coding sequence ATGGAGCCGAAGCCGGCGCGTGTCCGCATCCTCGACGCCGCCCACGAGCTCATGCTCACCGTCGGACTCGCCCGCGCCACCACCAAGGAGATCGCCCGCGCGGCCGGGTGCTCCGAAGCGGCCCTCTACAAGTACTTCGACAGCAAGGAGGAGCTGTTCGTGCGCGTGCTCGCCGAGCGGCTGCCCCGGCTCAAGCCCCTCCTGGCCAGTCTCGCCGCCGAACCGGGACAGGGCACCCTGGAGGGCAACCTCACCGAGATCGCCCGCCAGGCCGCGCTCTTCTACGAGCAGAGCTTCCCGATCGCCGCCTCCCTGTACGCCGAGACCCAGCTCAAACGGCGCCACGACGACGTCCTGCGCACGCTCGGCGCCGGCCCGCACCGGCCCATCCAGGACCTGGACGCCTACCTGCGCGCCGAACAGGCCCACGGCCGAGTCCGCGCCGACGCCGACACCTTCGCCGCCGCCTCCCTGCTGCTGGGCGCCTGCGCACAGCGCGCGTTCGCCTACGACATGACCGGCACAGGTGAGCGGCCGCCGGTCGACGCGTTCGCCGCACGGCTCGCGAGGACACTGCTGGGCGGAATCTCCGTTGCGCCCACGCGCGCGTGA
- a CDS encoding NAD(P)-dependent oxidoreductase: MNLTVFGATGGIGREIVRQALGAGHRVTAVVRDPARLDVTGDALEVFRADLTDPEELRPAVSRRDAVLSGLGARSRKDAGVATRLTRTVLRAMEAERVRRLLVVSAGPVGPAAEGDGALDRAMRGLVSAALKDVYTDLREMEAELARSDTDWTSVRPPRLQNKPLTGRYRTVVGGFPRKGRFIARADVAHAMLAMIGDEATVKQGVGVAY, from the coding sequence ATGAACCTCACCGTTTTCGGCGCCACCGGCGGCATCGGCCGGGAGATCGTGCGTCAGGCCCTCGGCGCCGGCCACCGGGTGACGGCCGTGGTCCGCGATCCCGCCCGGCTCGACGTCACGGGGGACGCGCTGGAGGTGTTCCGCGCGGACCTCACCGACCCCGAGGAGCTGCGCCCCGCCGTCAGCCGCCGGGACGCCGTCCTCTCCGGGCTGGGCGCGCGCAGCCGCAAGGACGCCGGTGTCGCCACCCGGCTGACCCGTACGGTCCTGCGCGCCATGGAGGCCGAGCGCGTACGACGGCTGCTCGTGGTCAGCGCCGGCCCCGTCGGCCCCGCCGCGGAGGGCGACGGCGCGCTCGACCGTGCGATGCGCGGCCTGGTGTCGGCCGCGCTGAAGGACGTCTACACCGATCTGCGCGAGATGGAGGCCGAGCTGGCCCGCAGCGACACGGACTGGACGTCCGTGAGGCCACCGCGCCTGCAGAACAAGCCGCTCACCGGCCGCTACCGCACCGTCGTCGGCGGCTTCCCGCGCAAGGGCCGCTTCATCGCACGCGCCGACGTCGCGCACGCCATGCTGGCGATGATCGGCGACGAGGCGACGGTGAAGCAGGGGGTGGGAGTGGCGTACTAG
- a CDS encoding UDP-N-acetylmuramate dehydrogenase, whose amino-acid sequence MQVLHDAPLAPLTTFRLGGPATRLVTAVTDAEVIAAVREADDSGTPLLVIGGGSNLVIGDKGFDGTALRIATRGVDMRGTTLELAAGEVWTDAVARTVEAGLAGIECLAGIPGSAGATPIQNVGAYGQEVSSTITEVIAYDRRAGETVTLANEECAFAYRHSRFKADPERYVVLRVRFELEDAGGLSAPVKYAEAARALGVEPGDRVPLADARETVLKLRAGKGMVLDPEDHDTWSAGSFFTNPILTGEQFAAFHARVRERLGDGVEPPAYPAGEGRTKTSAAWLIDKAGFTKGYGTGPARISTKHTLALTNRGAATTEDLLALAREVVAGVREAFGITLVNEPVTVGVSL is encoded by the coding sequence GTGCAGGTACTCCACGACGCCCCTCTTGCCCCACTGACCACCTTCCGGCTGGGCGGTCCCGCGACGCGGCTGGTCACTGCGGTGACCGACGCCGAGGTGATCGCCGCCGTCCGCGAGGCCGACGACAGCGGGACGCCGCTGCTGGTCATCGGCGGTGGATCGAACCTGGTCATCGGCGACAAGGGCTTCGACGGCACCGCCCTGCGCATCGCCACGCGCGGTGTCGACATGCGCGGTACGACGCTGGAGCTCGCCGCCGGCGAGGTGTGGACGGACGCCGTCGCCCGCACGGTCGAGGCGGGGCTCGCCGGCATCGAGTGCCTGGCCGGCATCCCCGGGTCCGCGGGTGCCACGCCGATCCAGAACGTGGGCGCCTACGGCCAGGAGGTCTCCTCCACCATCACCGAGGTCATCGCCTACGACCGGCGCGCCGGCGAGACCGTGACGCTGGCCAACGAGGAATGCGCCTTCGCGTACCGCCACAGCCGCTTCAAGGCCGACCCCGAGCGCTATGTCGTGCTGCGCGTGCGCTTCGAGCTGGAGGACGCGGGCGGGCTGTCGGCGCCCGTCAAGTACGCCGAGGCGGCCCGCGCGCTCGGTGTCGAGCCGGGGGACCGGGTGCCGCTGGCCGACGCCCGCGAGACCGTGCTGAAGCTGCGCGCCGGGAAGGGCATGGTGCTCGACCCCGAAGACCACGACACCTGGTCCGCCGGGTCCTTCTTCACCAACCCGATCCTCACCGGCGAGCAGTTCGCCGCGTTCCACGCGCGCGTGCGCGAGCGGCTGGGTGACGGCGTAGAGCCCCCCGCCTACCCGGCGGGGGAGGGCCGTACGAAGACCTCCGCGGCCTGGCTGATCGACAAGGCGGGCTTCACCAAGGGCTACGGCACCGGACCGGCCCGCATCTCCACCAAGCACACCCTCGCCCTCACCAACCGGGGCGCCGCCACCACCGAGGACCTGCTGGCCCTGGCCCGTGAGGTGGTCGCCGGCGTCCGCGAGGCCTTCGGGATCACGCTCGTCAACGAGCCGGTGACGGTCGGCGTCAGCCTGTAG
- a CDS encoding DHA2 family efflux MFS transporter permease subunit, whose translation MSQQTAPTSTGRGSAAWALVITSVAGFMAALDNLVVTTALPSIRKDLGGALDDLEWTVSAYTLTFAVLLMFGAALGDRFGRRRLFIAGLAVFTGASAAAAMAPGIGSLIAARAVQGVGAAVMMPLTLTLLTAAVPAAKRGMMYGIWGAVNGLAVASGPLIGGSLTEHVSWHWIFWLNVPLGLVTLPLARLRLAESHGTGARLDVPGTLLASGGLFGIVYGLVRGPSDGWTDTVVLTALFAGGALLAGFVLYSSRAANPMLPMRLFRSRAFSGINAASLLMFVGMFGSIFLLSQYMQGVLGYSPTEAGLRMLPWTGMPMLVAPIAGILSDRVGGRPVVAAGLLLQAVGLGYMAAVATTDASYAAQLPALIVSGIGMALYFAPAANLVMSSVRPQEQGIASGANNALREVGGALGIAVMSSIFSAQGGYDSAQSFVDGLRPALVTGSAVVALAAVAALVIPGRRSAARRAAGDGRTPAAASEATALEGTAPAATAPAATASAAAAVEGTAR comes from the coding sequence ATGTCACAGCAGACCGCACCGACGAGCACAGGCCGCGGAAGCGCCGCCTGGGCCCTCGTGATCACCAGCGTCGCCGGCTTCATGGCGGCCCTCGACAACCTCGTCGTGACCACCGCCCTGCCCTCCATCCGCAAGGACCTCGGCGGCGCCCTGGACGACCTGGAGTGGACCGTGAGCGCCTACACGCTCACCTTCGCCGTCCTGCTGATGTTCGGCGCGGCGCTCGGCGACCGCTTCGGCCGCCGTCGGCTCTTCATCGCCGGACTCGCCGTCTTCACCGGTGCGTCCGCCGCCGCGGCCATGGCCCCCGGCATCGGCTCGCTGATCGCCGCCCGCGCGGTCCAGGGCGTCGGCGCGGCCGTGATGATGCCGCTCACGCTGACCCTGCTGACCGCGGCCGTCCCCGCGGCCAAGCGGGGGATGATGTACGGCATCTGGGGCGCCGTCAACGGGCTCGCCGTCGCCTCCGGACCCCTCATCGGCGGCAGCCTCACCGAACACGTGTCCTGGCACTGGATCTTCTGGCTGAACGTGCCGCTCGGCCTGGTCACGCTGCCCCTCGCCCGTCTCCGCCTCGCCGAGTCCCACGGCACCGGCGCCCGGCTCGACGTCCCCGGCACCCTGCTCGCCAGCGGTGGCCTGTTCGGGATCGTCTACGGCCTGGTCCGCGGCCCCTCCGACGGCTGGACCGACACCGTCGTCCTGACCGCGCTGTTCGCCGGCGGCGCGCTGCTGGCCGGGTTCGTCCTGTACAGCTCGCGCGCGGCCAACCCCATGCTGCCGATGCGGCTGTTCCGCTCCCGCGCCTTCTCCGGCATCAACGCCGCCAGCCTGCTGATGTTCGTCGGCATGTTCGGCTCGATCTTCCTGCTCAGCCAGTACATGCAGGGCGTGCTCGGCTACTCGCCCACCGAGGCGGGCCTCAGGATGCTGCCCTGGACCGGCATGCCGATGCTGGTCGCGCCGATAGCCGGGATCCTCTCCGACCGCGTCGGCGGGCGCCCGGTCGTCGCGGCGGGCCTGCTCCTGCAGGCCGTCGGTCTCGGCTACATGGCCGCCGTGGCCACCACGGACGCCTCCTACGCCGCCCAGCTGCCCGCTCTGATCGTCAGCGGCATCGGCATGGCCCTGTACTTCGCGCCGGCCGCCAATCTGGTGATGTCCAGCGTCCGCCCGCAGGAGCAGGGCATCGCCTCCGGCGCCAACAACGCGCTGCGCGAGGTGGGCGGCGCGCTCGGCATCGCGGTGATGTCGTCGATCTTCTCCGCACAGGGTGGCTACGACAGTGCGCAGAGCTTCGTCGACGGCCTGCGGCCCGCCCTGGTCACCGGCTCGGCGGTGGTCGCCCTCGCCGCGGTCGCGGCCCTGGTGATCCCGGGCCGGCGCAGCGCCGCCCGCCGCGCCGCGGGGGACGGGCGGACGCCCGCGGCCGCCTCGGAGGCCACCGCCTTGGAGGGCACTGCCCCGGCGGCCACTGCGCCGGCGGCCACCGCCTCGGCGGCTGCCGCCGTGGAGGGCACTGCCCGCTGA
- a CDS encoding TetR/AcrR family transcriptional regulator — MPRMSAEERRESVIRAAIAEFAQRGYYGTSTEAIASRVGVSQPYLFRLFPGKKAIFAAASLRCVDDTCRVFEEAAEGLRGEEALHAMANAYVRLITEQPEKLQMQMQTYITVAAAEAEGDHEFGEAVRTAWMKLWDTVHLPLGADDSDTTTFLAYGMLINTLAAMGFPPEHRVWQGMYPSARITGRLEK; from the coding sequence ATGCCCAGGATGAGTGCAGAGGAGCGACGCGAGAGCGTCATTCGCGCGGCGATCGCCGAGTTCGCCCAGAGGGGCTACTACGGCACCTCCACGGAGGCGATCGCGAGCCGCGTGGGGGTCTCGCAGCCCTACCTCTTCCGGCTCTTCCCGGGCAAGAAGGCGATCTTCGCCGCCGCGTCGCTGCGCTGCGTCGACGACACCTGCCGGGTCTTCGAGGAGGCGGCCGAGGGGCTGCGGGGCGAGGAGGCCCTGCATGCCATGGCGAACGCCTATGTGCGGCTGATCACGGAGCAGCCCGAGAAGCTGCAGATGCAGATGCAGACGTACATCACGGTGGCGGCGGCCGAGGCGGAGGGCGACCACGAGTTCGGCGAGGCAGTGCGGACGGCCTGGATGAAGCTCTGGGACACCGTTCATCTGCCGCTGGGGGCGGACGACAGCGACACCACGACCTTCCTGGCGTACGGAATGCTCATCAACACCCTTGCGGCCATGGGGTTTCCGCCCGAGCACCGCGTCTGGCAGGGGATGTATCCGTCGGCCCGGATCACCGGCCGGCTGGAGAAGTAG
- a CDS encoding MaoC family dehydratase, which produces MTAKIAYDDVEVGTELPAQTFPVTRATLVRYAGASGDFNPIHWNEKFAKEVGLPDVIAHGMFTMAEAIRVVTDWTGDPGAVVEYGVRFTKPVVVPNDDQGALIEVSGKVGAKLDDNTVRVDLTATSGGQKVLGMSRAVVRLA; this is translated from the coding sequence ATGACGGCGAAGATCGCGTACGACGACGTCGAGGTCGGCACCGAACTCCCGGCGCAGACCTTTCCCGTGACCCGCGCCACGCTCGTGCGCTACGCGGGTGCCTCCGGGGACTTCAACCCGATCCACTGGAACGAGAAGTTCGCCAAGGAGGTCGGCCTGCCGGACGTCATCGCGCACGGCATGTTCACCATGGCGGAGGCGATCCGCGTGGTCACCGACTGGACCGGGGACCCGGGAGCGGTCGTGGAGTACGGCGTCCGCTTCACCAAGCCGGTCGTCGTGCCGAACGACGACCAGGGCGCACTGATCGAGGTCAGCGGCAAGGTCGGGGCCAAGCTGGACGACAACACCGTGCGCGTGGACCTCACGGCGACCAGCGGTGGCCAGAAGGTGCTGGGCATGTCCCGCGCCGTCGTACGGCTGGCCTGA
- a CDS encoding MaoC family dehydratase N-terminal domain-containing protein, giving the protein MALDQSFVGRTYPPTAPYEVGREKIREFAEAVGETNPVYTDPEAAKAFGHSDVIAPPTFVFAITFPAAGQIIGDPQLGLDYSRVVHGDQKFAYSRPVRAGDRLSVTSTIEGIKSLAGNDILDIRGEVHDEAGELVVTAWTKLVARAAEEA; this is encoded by the coding sequence ATGGCGCTCGACCAGTCCTTCGTGGGACGGACCTACCCGCCCACCGCGCCCTATGAGGTGGGCAGGGAGAAGATCCGCGAGTTCGCCGAGGCGGTGGGCGAGACCAACCCGGTCTACACGGACCCGGAGGCCGCGAAGGCGTTCGGTCATTCCGATGTGATCGCCCCGCCGACGTTCGTGTTCGCCATCACCTTCCCGGCCGCCGGGCAGATCATCGGGGACCCACAGCTCGGTCTCGACTACAGCCGTGTGGTGCACGGCGACCAGAAGTTCGCCTACAGCCGGCCCGTACGCGCCGGCGACAGGCTCAGCGTCACCTCCACCATCGAGGGCATCAAGTCCCTCGCGGGCAACGACATCCTGGACATCCGCGGTGAGGTGCACGACGAGGCCGGCGAGCTTGTCGTGACCGCCTGGACCAAGCTCGTGGCCCGTGCGGCCGAGGAGGCGTGA
- the rpmG gene encoding 50S ribosomal protein L33, protein MAATDVRPKITLACVECKERNYITKKNRRNNPDRLEMKKHCPRCNAHTAHRETR, encoded by the coding sequence GTGGCTGCCACCGACGTCCGCCCGAAGATCACGCTGGCCTGCGTGGAGTGCAAGGAGCGGAACTACATCACCAAGAAGAACCGGCGTAACAACCCGGACCGTCTTGAGATGAAGAAGCACTGCCCGCGTTGCAACGCGCACACCGCGCACCGCGAAACGCGATAA
- a CDS encoding amidohydrolase family protein, translated as MPDSQPQPHPPSNSSGSSGQSDPAALLLCGARLTDGRTVDVRLGGGRIEAVGTAGSLAPGPARTGATRVDLNGYLLLPAPAEPHAHGDTALSAERPGPVSYAPEDVQRRATEAALLQLGHGATAARAHVRVGDVQGLGALGAVLQARRSLRGLAELTAVAMPRLLTGVAGADGLAMLRDALKMGASVVGGCPDLDPDPTGYVEAVLEVASEHGCPVDLHTDASDPTRLSRLAAMAGGLRPGVTIGPCAGLARLPTQAASRAADQLAAAGVTVVCLPQGGCCGADRRGAAPVRLLRAAGVRVSAGSGALRDASNPVGRGDPLEAAYLLASTHGLRPEEAYDAVSSSARATLGLPEVRVEAGFPADLLAVRGNRLAGALSLAYSRIVVHRGRVVARTSAVREYCNSVATAELGLPRQGRGELS; from the coding sequence ATGCCCGACAGCCAGCCGCAGCCCCACCCGCCGTCGAACTCCTCGGGCTCCTCGGGCCAGTCCGACCCGGCCGCCCTGCTGCTGTGCGGAGCGCGGCTCACCGACGGCCGGACGGTGGACGTACGGCTGGGCGGCGGGCGCATCGAGGCGGTGGGCACAGCCGGCAGTCTGGCGCCGGGCCCGGCCCGGACGGGCGCCACGCGCGTGGACCTGAACGGCTACCTGCTCCTGCCGGCTCCGGCAGAACCGCACGCCCACGGCGACACCGCGCTGTCCGCCGAGCGCCCCGGCCCGGTGTCGTACGCCCCCGAGGACGTCCAGCGCCGGGCGACGGAGGCGGCCCTGCTGCAGCTCGGCCACGGCGCGACGGCGGCACGCGCGCACGTGCGCGTGGGCGATGTACAGGGGCTCGGCGCGCTGGGCGCCGTCCTGCAGGCGCGGCGCTCGCTGCGCGGGCTCGCCGAGCTGACGGCGGTGGCGATGCCACGGCTGCTGACCGGGGTGGCCGGGGCCGACGGGCTGGCGATGCTGCGCGACGCGCTCAAGATGGGCGCCTCCGTGGTGGGCGGCTGCCCCGACCTGGACCCCGACCCCACGGGCTACGTGGAGGCGGTCCTGGAGGTCGCCTCCGAGCACGGCTGCCCGGTGGACCTGCACACGGACGCCTCCGACCCCACCCGGCTGTCCCGGCTCGCGGCCATGGCCGGAGGCCTGCGCCCCGGCGTGACGATCGGACCGTGCGCCGGTCTCGCGCGCCTGCCCACCCAGGCCGCCTCCCGCGCCGCGGACCAGCTCGCGGCGGCCGGCGTGACGGTCGTGTGCCTCCCCCAGGGCGGCTGCTGCGGTGCCGACCGCCGGGGCGCCGCCCCGGTACGGCTGCTGCGCGCGGCCGGAGTGCGCGTGTCGGCCGGCAGCGGCGCCCTGCGTGACGCCTCCAACCCCGTGGGCCGCGGCGATCCCCTGGAGGCCGCCTACCTCCTCGCCTCCACCCACGGCCTGCGCCCGGAGGAGGCCTACGACGCCGTCAGCAGCTCGGCCCGCGCCACGCTCGGCCTGCCGGAGGTACGCGTGGAGGCCGGCTTCCCCGCCGACCTCCTCGCCGTACGTGGCAACCGCCTGGCCGGCGCCCTGTCGTTGGCGTACAGCCGGATCGTGGTCCACCGGGGCCGGGTGGTGGCCCGCACGAGTGCGGTACGCGAGTACTGCAACTCGGTGGCCACGGCGGAACTCGGGTTGCCACGGCAGGGGCGGGGCGAGTTGTCGTGA
- a CDS encoding SDR family oxidoreductase has product MRIVIAGGHGQIALRLERLLSARGDEVAGIIRRSEQGDDLRAAGAEPVLLDLESASVEEVAAHLQGADAAVFAAGAGPGSGAARKETVDRGAAVLFADAAVRARVRRFLVVSSMGADPAHQGDDVFDAYLRAKGEADAYIARQEALDWTILRPGSLTDDAGTGQVRLEAHTGRGTIPRDDVAAVLAELVDTPATTGLTLELISGSAPVSVAVKSVAGN; this is encoded by the coding sequence ATGCGCATTGTCATCGCTGGTGGTCATGGTCAGATCGCGCTGCGGCTGGAGCGCCTGCTCTCCGCGCGCGGGGACGAGGTCGCGGGGATCATCCGCAGGTCCGAACAGGGCGACGATCTGCGAGCGGCCGGCGCCGAACCGGTGTTGCTCGACCTGGAGTCCGCCTCGGTGGAGGAGGTCGCGGCGCACCTGCAGGGCGCCGACGCGGCGGTTTTCGCGGCCGGCGCGGGCCCGGGCAGCGGGGCGGCCCGCAAGGAGACGGTGGACAGGGGCGCGGCGGTGCTGTTCGCGGACGCGGCCGTTCGCGCGCGCGTGCGCCGCTTCCTGGTCGTGTCCTCGATGGGCGCGGATCCCGCGCACCAGGGCGACGACGTCTTCGACGCGTACCTGCGCGCCAAGGGCGAGGCGGACGCGTACATCGCCCGCCAGGAGGCCCTGGACTGGACGATCCTGCGCCCCGGCTCGCTGACGGACGACGCCGGTACCGGTCAGGTCCGGCTGGAGGCGCACACCGGGCGCGGCACGATCCCCCGGGACGATGTGGCCGCCGTACTCGCGGAGTTGGTGGACACCCCGGCGACGACCGGCCTGACGCTGGAGCTGATCAGCGGATCGGCACCGGTGTCGGTGGCGGTGAAGTCGGTGGCCGGGAACTGA